Part of the Streptomyces europaeiscabiei genome is shown below.
GGTCAGTTCCGACCGTGCCCTCGTTCTCGGCGTACAGGTCCCGCCACCCGCCACCCAGGCCGAGCGAGTTCACGATGCCCGTCAGACTGTCGCCCACCTGGACGGTGTACGCGCCGTCCGCGACCTCACGCGCCGCGTCGCCGCCACGGGAGGCGTGACGGCCGGAGGAGGCGGAGTCGGTGCGGGAGTCGTCGGTCGCGCCCGCATCGGCGTCGGCGTCCGAGTCGGCGCCCTCGTCGGCGCTGGCGCCGCGGTGACGGCCGGCGCCGCTGTCGCTGTCATCGGCAGCCGAAGAGCCGTCACTCCGGCTTGAATCGTCCGGGTCTTCACCGCCGGAGGCCGTGGAGTCGCCCGAGCCGGTGCCGGTGCCGGTTTCCGCCTTGGTGGAACCTTCGGGGGCATTCACGGACGAGTCCGACGAGTCCGACGATTTGCCCGATCCGTCGGCCCGGCCCGAGTCGGTCGAGTCGACGGAGTCGCCCGCCTTGGCCGAGTCGGTCGAGTCGGTTGACTTGGATGAATCCGACAAACCGGACGAGTCAAGGGAGTCGGAGGAACTGTCGGAGCTCGCCGAGTCGCCCGCGACACCCGTGTCCACGTCGGCGGAACCGGAGTCGCCGCCGAGGTTGTGGAGCAGTCCGCAGGTGGACCAGACGCCGACGCCCTGGTCGGCGAGCACCTTCTCGGCGACCGCTATCTGCTGCGAACGGCTGGCCTGGTCGGCGGTCGTCGCGTAGTCGAGGCCGCCGTACTTCTCCCAGTTCGCCTGGGTCAGCTGGAGGCCGCCGTAGCGCTCGTTCCCGGTGTCCGCGCTCCAGGAGCCACCGCTCTCGCACTCCGCCACCTGGTCCCAGGTGGTTCCGCTGGCCGCACTCGCGCCGGTGGCGCCGAGGAGTGGGATCGCGATGGCCGATCCGGTCACTCCGGCCGCGACGAGGAGAGCAGGAGCCTGACGGGGGCGACGGTGACGACCGTTCCCGGAGAGCATGCGGTTGCCTTTCACACGACAGCAGTGGCCCGTGCGACGGGCACGGTGCCCCCTTCGCACTGACGTGTGAACGTATCGGCAGTCGATCAGTTGTCACAAGTTAATGCAGCGCAGATCACGTGAAGATCACAGAGTTGAGGGAGCGTCATCTTCTGGCGCGGAATGGGGTACTGCTACGGGCCGCCCGGATACCGCTACGTACCGCTCACAGGCGGCTTCTGCGGGGTGAATTCCACCGGAAGCGTGCGCAACCCCCGCATGATGAGACCTCCTCGCCACCTCAAATCGGCTGAATCCCCTGCGAGTCGCAGGTCTGGGAGGCGAGTGAGGAGCGTCGCCAGCGCGGTCTGGCCTTCGAGGCGGGCGAGTGGGGCGCCCAGGCAGTAGTGGATGCCGTGGCCGTACCCGAGGTGCTGGTTGTCACGGCGGGAGAGGTCGAGGGTGTCGGGGTCCTCGAAGCGGGCCGGGTCGCGGTCGGCCGCCGCGAGTACGACGAGGACGGGGTCGCCGGGGGCGATGTCCTGCCCGCCGATCGTCAGGGGCTGGGCCGCGAAGCGCCAGGTGGCCAGTTCGACGGGGCCGTCGTAGCGGAGGAGTTCCTCGACGCCGGTTTCGAGCAGCGCGGTTTCCCGGGCGGCGAGGGAGGCCTGGAGGCGGGCGCGCTGTTCGGGGTGGGTGAGGAGGGCGTACGTGCCGTTGCCGATCAGGTTGACGGTCGTCTCGAACCCGGCGAACAGCAGGATGAACGCCATCGCCGCGGCCTCGTTCTCGGTGAGGTGCTCACCGTGGTCGGAGGCGCGGATGAGCGCGGAGATGAGGTCCTCGCCGGGCGCGGGGTGCTCGGTGAGAGCTTCCCGCTTGCGGTGGATGAGGTCGGCGAGATAGCCGCGCATCTTCTTCACCGACCGCGCGACGCCGCCACGCGGGCCACCGCCGTGCCGGATCATCATCCCCGCCCAGTCCCGGAAGTCGTCCTGGTCCTCCCGGGGGACGCCGAGCATGTCGCAGATCGCGTAGATGGGGAGGGGGAAGGCGAACTCGTGGATGAGGTCGGCCTCGCCCTTGTCCACGAACCGGTCGATGAGCTGATCGGTCAGTTCCTGGACCCGGGGCGCGAACTCGGCGACCCGGCGGGGCGTGAACGCCTTGGAGACGAGACGGCGGAGTCGGGTGTGATCCGGCGGATCGATGTTCAGCAGATGCGTCATCAACTCTGCCTTGCGCTCACCGGGGATACCCGTCTTCCCCTTGGCGTGCGCCGGCTCGTCGTGATGTGCCGGGTTCTTCGACAGGCGCCCGTCGGCGAGCGCCTGCTTCGCGTCGCTGTGGCGGGTGACCAGCCAGGCCTCCACACCACTGGGGAGGCGCGTCCTGTGCACGGGGGCATGCTCTCGGAGCCAGGCGTACGCCGGGTAGGGGTTGGTGGCGAACTCCCAGGTGAAGAGATCGGGCGCGCCGGTTCCCGTGGGGGTGGCGGAGGTGGATGCGGGCTGGTTGGTCACTCGCCGACGGTATCGGGCCTTTCGGGGGCGCCCGGCCCTGTCCCCGGTACCCGGTCGGGCAGGAGCACGACGCGGGCGCTCACGGGGTCGAAGCCCAGTACCGCACAGTCGTCGGCGCCCTCCGGGCACATCAGGACCGGCTTGCCGAGGCGCCGGCCGAGGGAGCGCAGGAAGCCGCAGAACGCGTCGAGCCGGTCCTGGCCCTGGATCTCCCTCAGATCCACGTCGAAGTCGATCACCTCTTCGGAGTGGAAGCGGAAGATCGCCAGCATGTCCGCCACCGGCCAGACCCTCAGCTGGGAGCATTCGGCACCGAGTGGTCGCGCCAGTACGCGCGCGGCGCTCGGCAGCGCCGACGTCGTGGTGCCTTCGATGTACTCGTGCTTCCAGCCGCTCTCCGCGACGAGATCGCCAAGCGCCTGCCAGTCCTCCGCCGAGGCGTCCGGGACGTGCAGGTCCGGCAATGAACCCATCAGCTCCGGGTCGAAGATCTCCTTCACCTCGTCCCACAGCAGGTCTGGCTGCAGGTCTGGCTGCAGCTTTGGCAGCGGGCCCGGCAGCGGATCCGGGGGCGCGTCGTTCGTGGGCATGTCAGCGAGTGAGGTCTCCGGTCCCGTCGCTCTCCTCTCCGCTCCTGTCGCTCTCTTCCTCGGTCTCCTCGGCCTCCTCGGCCGTCTTGTCCTTCGTCCCCGCGCCGACGCCTTCGGCGACGCGGATCGCCTCCCGGTACGCGCGGGCCGCTGCCCGTAGGGCCGCCTCGGGGTCGATGCCCTGGGACTCCGCCTGGGCGGCGAGGGTGAGGAGTTCGTAGCCGATGTCGCCGTCGGGGGGTATCGGGACGGCGAGGCCTGCGGTGCGGGCGCGGGAGGAGAGCTTGGCGGCGAGGGCGAGGCCGGGCTGACCGAGGGGTACGCCGTCGGTGACCGACTCGCGCTGCTTCTCCACGGCCTTGGTGCGGAGCCAGTGCGCCTTGACCTCCTCCGGGGTCGTGGCCGTGGCGTCGCCGAAGACGTGCGGGTGGCGGTGGATGAGCTTGGTGACGATGCCGGCGGCCACGTCGTCGATGGAGAAGGGGGTGTCGGGGTCGTCCTCGGCGATGCGTGCGTGGAAGACGACCTGAAGGAGGACGTCACCCAGTTCCTCGCGGAGTTCGTCGCGGTCGCCCTCCTCGATGGCCTCGACGAGTTCGTACGCTTCCTCGATGCCGTACTTGGCGAGGCCCTTGTGGGTCTGCTGGGAGGACCAGGGGCATTCGGCGCGGATCCGGTCCATCACCTGGATGAGGTCGAGGAGGCGGGCGCCGGGAAGGTCGTAGGAGGCGGGGAGGAGTTCCAGGGACGGCATCTGGACGCGGCCTGAGCCGGCGAGACGGGCCAGGCCGTCGGTGAGGCGGGGTTCGCCCTCGGCCGTGGCCACCACGACCACCGTGCGGTCGCCGGCGCAGATGTCGACCAGTTCGTCCGCCGCCGGGGTCGCCTGCTCCACCGTTATGCCGGCCTCGCGGAGATAGGGGAGCTGGGGGTGCGCCTCGTCCGCGCAGAGGACGCGATCCGCCCCGTGGAGCGCCTGCCAGGCCGGCCAGGAGAGCAGGCCTGGCGCGACACGGTGGCTGGTGGTGAGCAGGACGACTCGGCCGGGGCCAGGGGTGGAGCCCGTGGTCTCGGGGGCCGTGCTCTCGGGGGCCGTGGTGGCGGATGCCGTGGTGGCGGAGGCGCCGTCGGGGCGGTTTGCGTTCACCCCACGAACGTAACCCACGTCACGGACGACCCCCGAAGTTATTCACAGGGCTGGGGGACGGGTTCATCCTCGCCCCCCTGCCGTGTCATGTGGGCCGGTGTCCCGGGCGCCCGCCGAGTCATCCGTCCTGGGCGCCGGTGGCAAGCACCGGCCCCAGGCACGGGCCGTAGGCACCAGCCGTGGCCACCGGCCCGTCGCTACGCCGACTCCCTCGTCCCCGTCCCGGTGACTTCCTTCAGCCACGGTGTCTTGGCTTCCAGCAGGCCGACCCGGCCGGACGTCGGATCGACGCCCCAGCTGCCGTAGCGGGGGTTGAGGTCCACGTCGAGCTTCTTCGAGGCCTCGGAGAGGGCCTTCCAGAAGACGGCGCCGCCCTCCTGGGTGTTGAGGTCGGCACCGACGGAGGCAGCGAGTTTCTGAACCTCGACGTCGCTGCGGAGGCTCTCCTCGAGCTGCTCCGGGGCGACGCTGTAGCGCTGCAGGTAGGCCGTTTCCAGGGCCTCGGCCCCGCCGGCCTCCGTTTCCAGGTCGGAACGGTACTTCTGGACCTCCTTGCGGGTGACGGTCACGTCGGCGTCCGCGAGCGCCCGGTCGAGGACCTTCTCCAGGACCATGCCGTTCAGGGTGTTGCGGGTGAGGGCGCTGGTCTGGGCGACGACCTGCTGGTACTGGTTCTGGTCCGTGCTGGCGGCGCGCTGGGCGGTGCGCACCTCGTTCACCCGGTTCTCCAGCTGCGCGACCGTGATCCGGTCGTCGCCCACGACGGCCGCCGCGCCGGGATGCGCATCGCTTCCGCAGGCGGTGAGGAGCGGGGACGCGGCGGCGATCGCTGCGGAGAAGAGGAGCGCGGTGCGACGGCGGCGGTGCAAGTGGGCCTCCCGAGGAGATTGTGCGGCGGTGCACAAAGTCTTGCGGTGATCGATGTTAGGCAGTGGCCCTGCTCTCGGCCAGCCATTCGACCAACGATTCACGCCGACTTCGGGCACCGTCGCCCCGGGACCGTGCCACCACCGGCCCTCGGG
Proteins encoded:
- a CDS encoding LysM peptidoglycan-binding domain-containing protein, producing MLSGNGRHRRPRQAPALLVAAGVTGSAIAIPLLGATGASAASGTTWDQVAECESGGSWSADTGNERYGGLQLTQANWEKYGGLDYATTADQASRSQQIAVAEKVLADQGVGVWSTCGLLHNLGGDSGSADVDTGVAGDSASSDSSSDSLDSSGLSDSSKSTDSTDSAKAGDSVDSTDSGRADGSGKSSDSSDSSVNAPEGSTKAETGTGTGSGDSTASGGEDPDDSSRSDGSSAADDSDSGAGRHRGASADEGADSDADADAGATDDSRTDSASSGRHASRGGDAAREVADGAYTVQVGDSLTGIVNSLGLGGGWRDLYAENEGTVGTDPDLILPGQTLEVGVETGEK
- a CDS encoding cytochrome P450 family protein produces the protein MTNQPASTSATPTGTGAPDLFTWEFATNPYPAYAWLREHAPVHRTRLPSGVEAWLVTRHSDAKQALADGRLSKNPAHHDEPAHAKGKTGIPGERKAELMTHLLNIDPPDHTRLRRLVSKAFTPRRVAEFAPRVQELTDQLIDRFVDKGEADLIHEFAFPLPIYAICDMLGVPREDQDDFRDWAGMMIRHGGGPRGGVARSVKKMRGYLADLIHRKREALTEHPAPGEDLISALIRASDHGEHLTENEAAAMAFILLFAGFETTVNLIGNGTYALLTHPEQRARLQASLAARETALLETGVEELLRYDGPVELATWRFAAQPLTIGGQDIAPGDPVLVVLAAADRDPARFEDPDTLDLSRRDNQHLGYGHGIHYCLGAPLARLEGQTALATLLTRLPDLRLAGDSADLRWRGGLIMRGLRTLPVEFTPQKPPVSGT
- a CDS encoding nucleoside triphosphate pyrophosphohydrolase; this translates as MNANRPDGASATTASATTAPESTAPETTGSTPGPGRVVLLTTSHRVAPGLLSWPAWQALHGADRVLCADEAHPQLPYLREAGITVEQATPAADELVDICAGDRTVVVVATAEGEPRLTDGLARLAGSGRVQMPSLELLPASYDLPGARLLDLIQVMDRIRAECPWSSQQTHKGLAKYGIEEAYELVEAIEEGDRDELREELGDVLLQVVFHARIAEDDPDTPFSIDDVAAGIVTKLIHRHPHVFGDATATTPEEVKAHWLRTKAVEKQRESVTDGVPLGQPGLALAAKLSSRARTAGLAVPIPPDGDIGYELLTLAAQAESQGIDPEAALRAAARAYREAIRVAEGVGAGTKDKTAEEAEETEEESDRSGEESDGTGDLTR
- a CDS encoding SurA N-terminal domain-containing protein, with product MHRRRRTALLFSAAIAAASPLLTACGSDAHPGAAAVVGDDRITVAQLENRVNEVRTAQRAASTDQNQYQQVVAQTSALTRNTLNGMVLEKVLDRALADADVTVTRKEVQKYRSDLETEAGGAEALETAYLQRYSVAPEQLEESLRSDVEVQKLAASVGADLNTQEGGAVFWKALSEASKKLDVDLNPRYGSWGVDPTSGRVGLLEAKTPWLKEVTGTGTRESA